taGTTGGTAAGATGGAGCCTGCATCCCCCTGGCAGCCAttctcagcacagctgcacaaTTCAGTCTGTAATGCAGACAGATGCCCCTCCTGGGGGCTGGACCACTGGCCAGAAGTTCAAGCAGTATTTCAGCCACTTGCTTCACACAAGGGAGCAAGGAGAGGCTGTCGCAGCAAAACGCTtaacagcaggagcagagggctATTTCAGAGCAAGCCTGATCCGATAGCTGTCAGCCAGACAGACAGAGAGTGGATCGTGGGCAGCAAGGGACTGGGAGGGGTGTCTGTCAGAATCAGCCAGGCAACATTGGATGCCTCCCTGAAAGGCAATATCGCACCATGTTTAGCAATTCCCTGAGGAAAACTGCTTGGTCTGGCCAACTGGCAGACTGAGGCTGAAGGTCCCTGTTCATGAGTGCAGCCACGCTGCTCCCACTGCCCTCTGAATATGGCTGGTGGCTCGGTGGTGTAGTACCCGCATCCCTGTGTCTCTGTGCCTGCTGTGTTGGCCAGCCCTCCTCTGgttctgcccagctctgcctcccagcaAGCTACTGGGATCTtgcttcctctgcctgctgctgtcgcGCAGCATAGAAACAACACATTTTCCCAGGTAGCTGACGTGGATGGAGTCCAGCCCAGAGCAGTAAGAAAGCTGAGACATTTAGGAAACAGACCCGTTGGGAAAGGTTAAAGGAATTTGCTGTGGTTAGTCTAGAGAAGAGATTGGTGGGGAGCTGGAAAGGGAAGAACAGGACAATATTTCTGATGTCTAAAGGTTGTTTGTAAAAGGACACTGCTCAGTGTGTTGCCGGTCCATGGTGTCATTGATCTAATTCCTCACAAAAAACAGCCTTAGGGTCAATACTTTCTCATCATATATGTCATAATATTTAACTTTATAAAATTTATAGGATTAAACTCTATAGCACGTAATCATTTTGGAGACAGTGGAGCAAACCACACAAGGAGGtggcctgctgctgcttcttttgatACCATGCAGGCTGCTGGCTGTCTTCCACATCCACCATGTAAATCTCTGTACATCCCTCTCCCTTCTGCCTCCTTATAGCTGGGAGGGGTTGATGTCTCATAGCCAGAAGGTCCCTTGTCTTCAGTGTCAGCAGTCCCCTTCTGCTCTTGGTGGCAACACATGTGGTATCCCTCAGAGCTTAACCCTTTCCTCTAGAGAGGCCCACACACTCAGGTGGGGAGGCCAAGGCAAGTGTGGCACATACAAAGCCACCCATAGGAATGTGTTCACCTCCATCACACATGTTTTTATGAAGGTTAGTTACAGTTTTCCTGCCTCAGAGATAGGGTACAGACAAGCTGATCACCCAAAATCCCTTCCAGCCCATGATCTGTTCGAGGAGTTAGTCAACGGGACCCCCTGGGAAACTGCCCTCAGGGACAagggagcagaacagagctggcagatctCTAAGGGTGCTTTCCATGAGTGCAAGAGCTCTCGATCCCCAAGtgtaagaaatcaggaaaggaagacaAGAGACCAGCATGGATGAGTCAAGACCTGCCGGTCAAACTAAAGtgcaagaaggaaatgcacaggcagtggaagcGGGGACAGGTATCCTGGGAGGAGTGTAGGGACACTGCCCAGTTGTGTGGAGATGTTAAAGGAAGGCCAAGGCACAGATGGAGCTGAACTTGGTAAGGAACACAAAGAATACTAAGAAAGGCTTCTATAGGTACatcagccagaaaaggaaggtcagAGCAAGCACACCTGCCCTGATGAGCACAGCTGGCAAACTGGTAACAATGgacaaggagaaggctgaggtactcgaCAacatttttgcctcagtcttcactggcaaccTGTCTTCCCACACCTCTCAAGTGGATGGACCTTAGGACAGGGACTGGGGGAGCAAAGTCCCTCCCACTGtaagagaagatcaggttcatgACCACCTAGGAACCTGAACAGACGTAAGTCTATGGGACCTGACGAGATGCATCCCAGAGTCCTGAGGGAATTGGCTGATGTAGTTGCCAAGACACTCTCCATGATATTTGAAAGgtcatggcagtcaggtgaagtccTGGTGACTGGGAAAAGGGAATATTGCACCCgttttttaaaagtgtggaaaggaggaccctgggaactaccGACCTGTCAGcttcacctctgtgcctgggaagatcatggaacatGGTCTTCCTAGAAGCTGTGCTAAGGCATATGAAGGACAGGGAGAAGATTcaagacagccagcatggcttcaccaagggaGAATCTTGCCTGGCCAACCTAGTGGCTTTCTGTGATGGTGTGACTACATctgtggatgagggaagagctatggatgtcatctacctggatttctgtaaggcctttgacacagccccccacagcatccttctctctaaattggagagagagggatttgatggatggactatTTGGTGGATGAGGAAgtggctggatggtcacatcCAGAGGGTAGCAGTCAAAGGctcaatgtccagatggagaCTGGTGGTAAGTGTTGTCCCTCAAGAGTCCATATTGGGACTAGTACTGTTTACTACCTTCTTCAACAACACAGACAGTGGGATCAAGggcaccctcagcaaatttcCAGATAACACCAAgatgagtggtgcagttgacagGCCTGAGGGATGAGATGCCATTCTTGTGGCACACAGATGTGGACAAGCTCAAGAAGCAAGAACCTTATGGGGTTCAACagggccaagtgcaaggttctgcacctgggtcaggacAACCCCTGATACTGATACAGGCTGgaggatgaagggattgagagcagccctgtggagaggGACTTGGGGGCAGTGGTGGCTAGACATGAGCTGCTgatgtgcacttgcagcccagaaagccaactgtatcctgggctgcatgaagagaagcatggccagcatgtcgagggaggtgattctgcccctctatACTCTGCACTgctgagaccccacctggagtactgtgtccagctctgaggtcttcagtacaagaaagacatagacctgttggagtgggtccagaggagggccataGAAATTATaagagggctggaacaccttTCCCAGGAGGACAGGCTGAGTGAGTTGGGgtttttagcctggagaagagaaggctccagggagaccttattgtggcctttcagtacttgaagggggcttataagaaagatggggacagactttttaatagAGACAATAGTGAAAGAACAAGGGGTAAGGCTTTAAAAGtagaagagggtagattcagactagacaaaaggaagaaattttttacgaTGAGGGGGatgaagcactgaaacaggttgcccagagaggtggtaggtgccccgtccctggaaacattcaaaatcAAGCTGGATAGAGCTCAGAGCaagttgaagatgtccctgctcattacAGGagagttggactagatgacctttaaaggtcccttccaacccaaaccattctatgattctgtgatctgcATTTGCAGGACAATTCTTCTGCTCTCATTACTGGCAGATAGGCCCAGCTGGTTGCAGATGTTTTTTCAAGAGACCAGCCAGGtggcctggctgtgctgcagggaacaTGCATGTCCCACTGCAGTCCAGCACACCGAGCGCTGGAGGACAGAGAGCACATGGATGCGTTGCCAGGGTGAGCAGGAGCTTCCCcatgctgtttttccttctcctgggtgctgctgctaaCGTGcctgctgtggttttggtttagATTACATCAACGCACACAATCTCCACCGGCCTGCCACAGCGGGACACACGGGAAAGAAAGAGAGCGGGTTGGTGGGTggctctgccaccagcaccgGAGCAGCTGGAACTCCAGCTGCCAGGGCTTCGGACTCGGAGCTCATCAGCTTTTGCTATCTGCACATGCgagagcagaggaaggaaagagagagcaGGACGGATATCAatgaaaacctgattttttttgaagaaactCGTCCCAGGACCAAATCTGACCCCACTTCCAAAAGCTCTGGCCAAGGCTACAACGGGGCAGGTAACGAGTATGACCCAAATGGCCTTGACCAAGACAGGCACACAAGCAGGGCCAGGGCGCACACCATAGACACCCACCTGCGGGGTGACACCTCGCACTTTTGCGAGTCCTGCCAAGCCAAAATCAAGAGCCGTCTGGCCTCATCCAAGGGGGGCAAGCCCAGCAGTGCCCGGGACAATATGGTGGACTTGATGTCACTTCCCCCTCCTGGGAGTGATGAGGAAGAAGATGAGACAACATCTCTGCTCCCCGCCATCGCTGCGCCTCCTCCTGGCTTCCGAGACAACAGCTCAGACGAGGATGATCCCAAGCGCCGGGCAGCTGCCcagagccaggagcagggcCGGCATCTGTGTGGCATCCTCTACGACAAGATCCCTGTCACGCTGATAGACAACGTGCAACCGCGGACGGTCCGAGACCATGCACAAGAGCTGGACGATGCCCTGGTGTCCACCCTGCAGGCACTGGAAGCCCTGGCTGCTTCAGAGGATTGCCCGCATCCCCCACCACAGCAGACAGCAGGTATTTCAGTGGCtgtgactttcttttttccctgtagcCTTTCTTTCCTATGGTACATCCTTCCCTTTGGTCTCCTCCTCCCATCCTGTATGTGGTTGTGGAGCAGCTTCTAGTAAAAACTAAGTTGTGGCAACAGGCTCTAACAGGAGCAGCCAAGCTGCTGCTCAGATTTCCAAGAAGCTGAGGTGGGAATCTTCTCCTTGACAGTGGCTGAAGGAGTCTCATGGTTATCCCGTATCTGCCATGGTCCACATGCCACAATGTTGGGGTGAGGCACTAACAAACCAGTACTGTGAGCATGAGTTCCTCCCTGCTGTGACCCCACTCAGCTGGTACCTTTGGCCCTCAGTCTTCACAGGTTCCCACCCAGGTTTTGCAGTATGTGAGCCCTTCACAGAGCAAACCTGCTGTCAGATGGGTGTTATCTGGGACCAGCCTTCTGGCAGCATTAGTCCTTTGTCCCTCTGCCCACCTTGGGTGCCCTACTCGGTATGGCAGAGTAGCTGTTgccctgttttccttcttgtgcCAGACAAGTCCCTGTAGCTCAGCTATCACTAACACTGGAAAGCTTCCCAGGACCTTTTCCTGGGCCAAGAGCTCTTGCCAAATTGAGCTAGCAAGCCAGCTTGGTGCTGACAAGTGATATCTCTTAAAAGCATTAACTCTTTAGTTGTGAGAAATCACTAAAATTTCTCTGATGGGATGCTGCATCCTGCCTTCCAGGGACCCTCCTGCCACATGGAGTTCCCCCCTCCTGTGTGTAGCAGTGTGGTGTGAGTGTTGTCgtggggttttctttgtgtCCCTCCTCAGGTCTTATTGTCCTGGCTGCCATCACTCCTGAGTCATCCTTGGATTCAGGCCATGAAACCAACTCTTCAGAGCTAACCGACGTCTCGGAGATGGTCTCTGCTATGAAGCAGCATCAGAACGCAGCCTACTTCCTCGCTCAACACATCAACAAAGAAAACCTCCTGGCCAGAAAGGACTTGCCTTTCCGAAtccagagctgtgctgcccaggCTGTTCTCACTTCACCCTACCCCCTCAGCCACCAAGAGCCGAGCCCTTCATTGAAGCCAGCTTTCTCTCACCAAAGCCCCAACCTTAGCAACTGCAAGAGCCAACAGGAGCAGGAGCATGCTGAGCGGAGTTACAgcttggctgtccagccagtGCTGACCCCCCAGGTTAATGAGCAGGACAGGGGGGCTCCAGTGCCAGGGTCTGAATGCAAAGGTGCAGGCCATACAAAAGCTGGCTTTGAGGCTTCTCTGCATGCCACAGCAGCCCCAAGCAGGGAGCAGGCACAGGATCTGCAAGAGAAGGTGCCCAAAGAAGTCCAGCCAAGCTCCAGGCTCATCCTGGATCAGAAGAGCGGTGCACCTCCAGCGGTCatttcagctgctctgcagcaagtGGCAAATGCAAAAGGCTCAGCTCCCCAAGTGGTAGCAGCCTTGAAAGAAGACAAGAACATGAACGGTACCAGCAGCTGTgcctcagccagcagcaagccTTTGAAACATAAAGGAGGTCCACAAACTGCAGAGACATTGtgcagctgtcagcagcagcagcagcaactctctccacagcagcactgtgaagTTTCTCCAAGTCCTAAAGAAGCTCATGGCAATAAGGCTGAAGCTTTCCACCTCACCTCAGCAGGTGAGGAAATGATGCCTGGTAAGACTTTTGCCTCTAAAAGCTACCAGCAAAAAGTGACTAGAGATGCTCCAGGAAAAGCTGCAAGTGGAGAGCCAGGTCAGAAGGCAGGTGGGGAAGCCACGAGCCTTGTCTTTCAGAAACACACAGCTCCTTCAAACCAAGGACAGAAAATGCAACAGGAAAGTTCAGCCAAAAGCTTAAAAGCTGAAAGTAGCAATCTGCACTCTCCATCACCTGGTAGCACTTTCAGGAGCACCAGTGAGGAACCCAAAGGGCCAATCCAGCTGGTGCCCAGATCTGAGAGCCTGCAGATCAGCACTGTGCCTTCcaaaaaagtagaaaaactCCTGGAGGTGACCCAACAAGATGCTGATGTTCCAGCTAAACCCAAAGCTCCAAAAGCTCCCTTCAGGTTAAGGAACCTGTTCTCTGCAACATTTCCGACCCGGATGAAGAAGGAGACAGATGAGCGGCAGGCCCAGCTGCAGAAGGTGAAGCAGTATGAGCTGGAATTCCTTGAAGAGCTGCTCAAACCAAAGAGCAAAGGCGACCTCCCACCACAGGAGTATCTGCACCCTCCTGCCCCTGGGCGCTGCAGCTGCCAGCTAAGGAGCAGTCCTGTGCAAAAAGTCCCAGGAATGTCCAGAGAACAAAGGCGCAGCTGTGACTGCAAGCGGATTTGCAGGGGGGTGAGGCCACCCCCTAACCAGCTGGTGATGCCAGAACTGGAGAAGCGAGGGAGGGATATACTTACCAATGACCAGAAGCAGGCTGAAGCCATTAGGTTGACAAGCGTGAGCAGCCCTTCCAAAGGAAAGCGGATACGATCCACAAGTTTAGAGTCCAGAGACTACCGGTCAGATCCAGAGAACAGCATGTCCTGTTTGGCAACGTGCACTTCCCGGGGGGAGTGCATGGGTGCTCCACACTACAGGAAACTCTTGCGTCGTTACAGTGTCAGTGAAATAGATAAGACTGACAGGACATCCCTGTCCTCTGACATCTACCAGAACATCTATACAACCAAGCAGAAAGGCCCCCAGAAAGAGCTTGAGCCTAGCATCCTTTGTCCTGTTCTGAAGAGCAAAATCCAGGAAGCCTCTGGAGCAGCTGACCCCTCCTATGTCCAGATagcacaagagaaaaagaaccagAAGGGTTCGGCAGTGTTCTCTGTCCAGGAGGAGATGTATCCAAGTCCTGCTGAGCTGCGGGATGAAGACATGG
The genomic region above belongs to Falco peregrinus isolate bFalPer1 chromosome 13, bFalPer1.pri, whole genome shotgun sequence and contains:
- the FRMPD3 gene encoding FERM and PDZ domain-containing protein 3 isoform X2 → MPEECGGDDMECGQLPSDTLRQVTIQRHPHCGFGFVAGSERPVVVRSVAAGGPSEDKLLPGDQILAINDEDVSEAPRERFIELVRKAKDFIVLTVLHTHQSPKSAFISAAKKAKLRSNPAKVRFSEQVTVGETDPDMLKKEALLLIPNVLKVFLENGQIKSFTFDGRTTVKDVMVTLQDRLSLRHIEHFALVLEYSSPEYSHRFLLLQDKQPLAHVVQRTHYHGMKCLFRVSFFPKDPVELLRRDPAAFEYLYIQSRNDVIRERFGADPKPEMLLGLAALHIYITVSATRPSQKVSLKNVEKEWGLEPFLPPSLLQLIKEKSLRKSLSQQLKAHQNQPGGTKVSTAQAKLQYLRILNELPTFAGVLFNTVGLDEKQPATTLLVGPRHGISHVIDLKTNLTTVLSEFSKVSKIQLFRENHGVARVETSILDAKPLVLLMEWPDATNFACLIAGYCRLLVDSKKMIFSRAPSQPPPPQIIKADYINAHNLHRPATAGHTGKKESGLVGGSATSTGAAGTPAARASDSELISFCYLHMREQRKERESRTDINENLIFFEETRPRTKSDPTSKSSGQGYNGAGNEYDPNGLDQDRHTSRARAHTIDTHLRGDTSHFCESCQAKIKSRLASSKGGKPSSARDNMVDLMSLPPPGSDEEEDETTSLLPAIAAPPPGFRDNSSDEDDPKRRAAAQSQEQGRHLCGILYDKIPVTLIDNVQPRTVRDHAQELDDALVSTLQALEALAASEDCPHPPPQQTAGLIVLAAITPESSLDSGHETNSSELTDVSEMVSAMKQHQNAAYFLAQHINKENLLARKDLPFRIQSCAAQAVLTSPYPLSHQEPSPSLKPAFSHQSPNLSNCKSQQEQEHAERSYSLAVQPVLTPQVNEQDRGAPVPGSECKGAGHTKAGFEASLHATAAPSREQAQDLQEKVPKEVQPSSRLILDQKSGAPPAVISAALQQVANAKGSAPQVVAALKEDKNMNGTSSCASASSKPLKHKGGPQTAETLCSCQQQQQQLSPQQHCEVSPSPKEAHGNKAEAFHLTSAGEEMMPGKTFASKSYQQKVTRDAPGKAASGEPGQKAGGEATSLVFQKHTAPSNQGQKMQQESSAKSLKAESSNLHSPSPGSTFRSTSEEPKGPIQLVPRSESLQISTVPSKKVEKLLEVTQQDADVPAKPKAPKAPFRLRNLFSATFPTRMKKETDERQAQLQKVKQYELEFLEELLKPKSKGDLPPQEYLHPPAPGRCSCQLRSSPVQKVPGMSREQRRSCDCKRICRGVRPPPNQLVMPELEKRGRDILTNDQKQAEAIRLTSVSSPSKGKRIRSTSLESRDYRSDPENSMSCLATCTSRGECMGAPHYRKLLRRYSVSEIDKTDRTSLSSDIYQNIYTTKQKGPQKELEPSILCPVLKSKIQEASGAADPSYVQIAQEKKNQKGSAVFSVQEEMYPSPAELRDEDMEDEKCCSIRYCFYYRKCDVADDGSEKDELSYSIPMQILPGMKLDNQMVPVMSRTLQVLDATACSSPNDSQTQEIDLRTSSFEGSLAKISTLRGHAYSFPNGFLQVQLDTNELLTILRQCVVSPDVRDCKSYISQLAEYKQELALKFKEFRASCRRVAAVDKSPTHMLSAITSSFQVLSSLIETFVRLAYIVRSESQRQELLTKVEEVVRNYTFLLKAAEESTARTLTHQQTVEQLARQSATVATVMSTLTRSLKTLINK
- the FRMPD3 gene encoding FERM and PDZ domain-containing protein 3 isoform X1, yielding MKNQCSHVMPEECGGDDMECGQLPSDTLRQVTIQRHPHCGFGFVAGSERPVVVRSVAAGGPSEDKLLPGDQILAINDEDVSEAPRERFIELVRKAKDFIVLTVLHTHQSPKSAFISAAKKAKLRSNPAKVRFSEQVTVGETDPDMLKKEALLLIPNVLKVFLENGQIKSFTFDGRTTVKDVMVTLQDRLSLRHIEHFALVLEYSSPEYSHRFLLLQDKQPLAHVVQRTHYHGMKCLFRVSFFPKDPVELLRRDPAAFEYLYIQSRNDVIRERFGADPKPEMLLGLAALHIYITVSATRPSQKVSLKNVEKEWGLEPFLPPSLLQLIKEKSLRKSLSQQLKAHQNQPGGTKVSTAQAKLQYLRILNELPTFAGVLFNTVGLDEKQPATTLLVGPRHGISHVIDLKTNLTTVLSEFSKVSKIQLFRENHGVARVETSILDAKPLVLLMEWPDATNFACLIAGYCRLLVDSKKMIFSRAPSQPPPPQIIKADYINAHNLHRPATAGHTGKKESGLVGGSATSTGAAGTPAARASDSELISFCYLHMREQRKERESRTDINENLIFFEETRPRTKSDPTSKSSGQGYNGAGNEYDPNGLDQDRHTSRARAHTIDTHLRGDTSHFCESCQAKIKSRLASSKGGKPSSARDNMVDLMSLPPPGSDEEEDETTSLLPAIAAPPPGFRDNSSDEDDPKRRAAAQSQEQGRHLCGILYDKIPVTLIDNVQPRTVRDHAQELDDALVSTLQALEALAASEDCPHPPPQQTAGLIVLAAITPESSLDSGHETNSSELTDVSEMVSAMKQHQNAAYFLAQHINKENLLARKDLPFRIQSCAAQAVLTSPYPLSHQEPSPSLKPAFSHQSPNLSNCKSQQEQEHAERSYSLAVQPVLTPQVNEQDRGAPVPGSECKGAGHTKAGFEASLHATAAPSREQAQDLQEKVPKEVQPSSRLILDQKSGAPPAVISAALQQVANAKGSAPQVVAALKEDKNMNGTSSCASASSKPLKHKGGPQTAETLCSCQQQQQQLSPQQHCEVSPSPKEAHGNKAEAFHLTSAGEEMMPGKTFASKSYQQKVTRDAPGKAASGEPGQKAGGEATSLVFQKHTAPSNQGQKMQQESSAKSLKAESSNLHSPSPGSTFRSTSEEPKGPIQLVPRSESLQISTVPSKKVEKLLEVTQQDADVPAKPKAPKAPFRLRNLFSATFPTRMKKETDERQAQLQKVKQYELEFLEELLKPKSKGDLPPQEYLHPPAPGRCSCQLRSSPVQKVPGMSREQRRSCDCKRICRGVRPPPNQLVMPELEKRGRDILTNDQKQAEAIRLTSVSSPSKGKRIRSTSLESRDYRSDPENSMSCLATCTSRGECMGAPHYRKLLRRYSVSEIDKTDRTSLSSDIYQNIYTTKQKGPQKELEPSILCPVLKSKIQEASGAADPSYVQIAQEKKNQKGSAVFSVQEEMYPSPAELRDEDMEDEKCCSIRYCFYYRKCDVADDGSEKDELSYSIPMQILPGMKLDNQMVPVMSRTLQVLDATACSSPNDSQTQEIDLRTSSFEGSLAKISTLRGHAYSFPNGFLQVQLDTNELLTILRQCVVSPDVRDCKSYISQLAEYKQELALKFKEFRASCRRVAAVDKSPTHMLSAITSSFQVLSSLIETFVRLAYIVRSESQRQELLTKVEEVVRNYTFLLKAAEESTARTLTHQQTVEQLARQSATVATVMSTLTRSLKTLINK
- the FRMPD3 gene encoding FERM and PDZ domain-containing protein 3 isoform X3, producing MLKKEALLLIPNVLKVFLENGQIKSFTFDGRTTVKDVMVTLQDRLSLRHIEHFALVLEYSSPEYSHRFLLLQDKQPLAHVVQRTHYHGMKCLFRVSFFPKDPVELLRRDPAAFEYLYIQSRNDVIRERFGADPKPEMLLGLAALHIYITVSATRPSQKVSLKNVEKEWGLEPFLPPSLLQLIKEKSLRKSLSQQLKAHQNQPGGTKVSTAQAKLQYLRILNELPTFAGVLFNTVGLDEKQPATTLLVGPRHGISHVIDLKTNLTTVLSEFSKVSKIQLFRENHGVARVETSILDAKPLVLLMEWPDATNFACLIAGYCRLLVDSKKMIFSRAPSQPPPPQIIKADYINAHNLHRPATAGHTGKKESGLVGGSATSTGAAGTPAARASDSELISFCYLHMREQRKERESRTDINENLIFFEETRPRTKSDPTSKSSGQGYNGAGNEYDPNGLDQDRHTSRARAHTIDTHLRGDTSHFCESCQAKIKSRLASSKGGKPSSARDNMVDLMSLPPPGSDEEEDETTSLLPAIAAPPPGFRDNSSDEDDPKRRAAAQSQEQGRHLCGILYDKIPVTLIDNVQPRTVRDHAQELDDALVSTLQALEALAASEDCPHPPPQQTAGLIVLAAITPESSLDSGHETNSSELTDVSEMVSAMKQHQNAAYFLAQHINKENLLARKDLPFRIQSCAAQAVLTSPYPLSHQEPSPSLKPAFSHQSPNLSNCKSQQEQEHAERSYSLAVQPVLTPQVNEQDRGAPVPGSECKGAGHTKAGFEASLHATAAPSREQAQDLQEKVPKEVQPSSRLILDQKSGAPPAVISAALQQVANAKGSAPQVVAALKEDKNMNGTSSCASASSKPLKHKGGPQTAETLCSCQQQQQQLSPQQHCEVSPSPKEAHGNKAEAFHLTSAGEEMMPGKTFASKSYQQKVTRDAPGKAASGEPGQKAGGEATSLVFQKHTAPSNQGQKMQQESSAKSLKAESSNLHSPSPGSTFRSTSEEPKGPIQLVPRSESLQISTVPSKKVEKLLEVTQQDADVPAKPKAPKAPFRLRNLFSATFPTRMKKETDERQAQLQKVKQYELEFLEELLKPKSKGDLPPQEYLHPPAPGRCSCQLRSSPVQKVPGMSREQRRSCDCKRICRGVRPPPNQLVMPELEKRGRDILTNDQKQAEAIRLTSVSSPSKGKRIRSTSLESRDYRSDPENSMSCLATCTSRGECMGAPHYRKLLRRYSVSEIDKTDRTSLSSDIYQNIYTTKQKGPQKELEPSILCPVLKSKIQEASGAADPSYVQIAQEKKNQKGSAVFSVQEEMYPSPAELRDEDMEDEKCCSIRYCFYYRKCDVADDGSEKDELSYSIPMQILPGMKLDNQMVPVMSRTLQVLDATACSSPNDSQTQEIDLRTSSFEGSLAKISTLRGHAYSFPNGFLQVQLDTNELLTILRQCVVSPDVRDCKSYISQLAEYKQELALKFKEFRASCRRVAAVDKSPTHMLSAITSSFQVLSSLIETFVRLAYIVRSESQRQELLTKVEEVVRNYTFLLKAAEESTARTLTHQQTVEQLARQSATVATVMSTLTRSLKTLINK